From one Lycium ferocissimum isolate CSIRO_LF1 chromosome 5, AGI_CSIRO_Lferr_CH_V1, whole genome shotgun sequence genomic stretch:
- the LOC132056341 gene encoding GRF1-interacting factor 2-like isoform X2, whose product MQQQQQQQQQQPQPPVLNSAPSLPLNAITTEQIQKFLDENKNLILAILENQNLGKLSECAQYQAMLQKNLMYLAAIADAQPQQSAATSQAPSAPQLGNQMQQGQAAAMQQQQGVSVSKLPFQLNSLPSQEQQQQMLQYQQQQQQQFQGQYSFGPTANNAMRQLMQPGLSNTGTLDVRGNKQGSLEGNPSDGLGKSAARHVNGERE is encoded by the exons ATGCAACAACAGCAACAGCAACAGCAACAGCAACCACAACCACCAGTCTTGAACTCTGCTCCTTCTTTGCCTCTAAATGCCATTACCACTGAGCAGATTCAAAAG TTCTTGGATGAGAACAAAAATTTGATTCTTGCCATACTGGAAAACCAGAATCTTGGAAAACTCTCAGAATGTGCTCA GTATCAAGCCATGCTTCAGAAGAATTTGATGTATTTAGCTGCTATTGCTGATGCCCAACCACAACAATCAGCAGCAACCTCACAG GCTCCATCTGCTCCCCAACTTGGAAACCAGATGCAGCAAGGTCAGGCTGCTGCTATGCAACAGCAACAGGGCGTCTCTGTTTCCAAATTGCCTTTCCAGCTCAACTCCCTTCCGTCCCAGGAGCAGCAACAGCAAATGCTCCAGTATCAGCAGCAGCAACAGCAACAATTCCAAGGCCAATATAGCTTTGGACCTACTGCCAACAATGCCATGCGTCAACTTATGCAACCTGGATTAAGCAACACAGGAACTCTGGATGTACGAGGAAATAAGCAAGGCAGCTTAGAAGGTAATCCTAGTGATGGCCTTGGAAAATCAGCTGCGAGGCATGTTAATGGTGAGAGGGAATAG
- the LOC132056341 gene encoding GRF1-interacting factor 3-like isoform X1, whose amino-acid sequence MQQQQQQQQQQPQPPVLNSAPSLPLNAITTEQIQKFLDENKNLILAILENQNLGKLSECAQYQAMLQKNLMYLAAIADAQPQQSAATSQLQAPSAPQLGNQMQQGQAAAMQQQQGVSVSKLPFQLNSLPSQEQQQQMLQYQQQQQQQFQGQYSFGPTANNAMRQLMQPGLSNTGTLDVRGNKQGSLEGNPSDGLGKSAARHVNGERE is encoded by the exons ATGCAACAACAGCAACAGCAACAGCAACAGCAACCACAACCACCAGTCTTGAACTCTGCTCCTTCTTTGCCTCTAAATGCCATTACCACTGAGCAGATTCAAAAG TTCTTGGATGAGAACAAAAATTTGATTCTTGCCATACTGGAAAACCAGAATCTTGGAAAACTCTCAGAATGTGCTCA GTATCAAGCCATGCTTCAGAAGAATTTGATGTATTTAGCTGCTATTGCTGATGCCCAACCACAACAATCAGCAGCAACCTCACAG CTGCAGGCTCCATCTGCTCCCCAACTTGGAAACCAGATGCAGCAAGGTCAGGCTGCTGCTATGCAACAGCAACAGGGCGTCTCTGTTTCCAAATTGCCTTTCCAGCTCAACTCCCTTCCGTCCCAGGAGCAGCAACAGCAAATGCTCCAGTATCAGCAGCAGCAACAGCAACAATTCCAAGGCCAATATAGCTTTGGACCTACTGCCAACAATGCCATGCGTCAACTTATGCAACCTGGATTAAGCAACACAGGAACTCTGGATGTACGAGGAAATAAGCAAGGCAGCTTAGAAGGTAATCCTAGTGATGGCCTTGGAAAATCAGCTGCGAGGCATGTTAATGGTGAGAGGGAATAG